TATTGTCCCGGCGGGAACCGACTTCACCCCGTTGATCAGCGCTATTAAGGGGCTAAATCCCGACATTCTCGCTGTCGGCGGTCATGAAAAAGAACATATGGAAATAATCAAAGCTTCGAAATCCCTTGGCCTTATGCCTAAAGTATTTTTAATGCACTATGGCATTACTACTCCTGACTTCATCAAAAATTTAGGCAAGGATTCTGATTTCGTTATGGGGGCTACGACCTGGACGCCGGACCTAAACTACAAAGATGAAGTTTTTGGTTCAACGAAAGAATATGTGGAAGCAGCTAAGCTTCGCTATGGCACTACCCCTGACTATACGGAAGCCGCCTGTGCGGCAACCGGGGAGATTTTTGCCGCCGCCCTGGCCAAAATTAATGCTCCCCCCGCCCTCAACGAAGAGCAGCGGGAAAAACTGGCCAAAGCCCTGGAAGAAGTGAAACTGGAGACTTCTTTATATGGTCCCATTCAGTTTGCCACCGACGGCAACTGGTATCATAATAATACCGGCTTAAAAGCGCTGACCATTCAGCTTATGAATGGCGAGCAAGTCATCGTCGGACCGAAAGAAGTTAAGCTGAAAGATCCGGTTTATCCGGTGCCGGCGTTAAGTTCCCGGTAAATAAGGCAAGTCAGGCCTTTGGAAGCCACCGTACAGGCAAAGGCGCATTACGGTGGTTTCCCTTATCTTCAATACCGATAAGAAGGTGTAAAAAATATGGAACTGGTGATACAAACTTTGATCAACGGCTTATTAATCGGCGGTATCTTTATCATGATTGCCGTTGGATTTTCGTTAGCCTTCGGGGTTATGGACATCATTGATTTCGCCGTAGGTGAATG
This window of the Methylomusa anaerophila genome carries:
- a CDS encoding amino acid ABC transporter substrate-binding protein, translated to MKKIMLLVLCLLVSLSLVLTGCNGLKTENRDYYKVGVITSLSGSEAYGGNVTRRGYELWAETVNKKGGIKVGDKSYQVKLIFADDQSDPNAGADAVQRMITSENVDFILGPYTSGVTMAVAPILEKYKVPMITGSAESPLIWKQKFKYTFGTIPAVDLTGSNPIGTLAKNVQPAPSTIAILGVNDPFSKAVAEAFKAAAEKEGLKVVKYDIVPAGTDFTPLISAIKGLNPDILAVGGHEKEHMEIIKASKSLGLMPKVFLMHYGITTPDFIKNLGKDSDFVMGATTWTPDLNYKDEVFGSTKEYVEAAKLRYGTTPDYTEAACAATGEIFAAALAKINAPPALNEEQREKLAKALEEVKLETSLYGPIQFATDGNWYHNNTGLKALTIQLMNGEQVIVGPKEVKLKDPVYPVPALSSR